The Miltoncostaea marina DNA window CGGGAACTGCGTCGAGGGCGTCCGCGACGGCGTCCCGCGACTCCGCATCGCGGTCTTCGACCCCCGCGACGTCGTGGTGGAGGACACGTGGCGGGCGTCCGGCCTCTGCGGCACCGCCAGCCACCACTTCCACGTGGACGACGTGTTCGTGCCGTCCGAGCGGACGCTCGACCCGATGGGCGACGCACCGTCGGTGGACGCGCCGGTCGTCCGCGTGCCGCCACCGGCGCTGTTCGCGCTCGCCATCGCGAGCGTCGCCATCGGGTGCGCGCAGGGCGCCCTGGACGACATCCTCGCCCTGGCCGCGCACAAGGTGCCGCTGCTGCGCCACCGCCCGCTCGCGGCCGACCCGACCTTCCAGCACGACCTGGCCGCCGCAGACACGGAGCTGGCCGCGGCCCGCGCGCTCGTCGGCGGATCGGCGGCCGTCGCCCAGGCGGCCGCCGACGCCCGCCGGGAGCCCACGCCGCGCGAGCGGGCGCGCGTCCGCGCGGCGGCCGCCTGGGCCGCGGCCCGCGCCGCGGACGTGACCCGCTGCGCGTACCGGGCCGGCGGCGGCGGCGCCGTCCTCGCGGCCTCCCCCCTCCAGCGGCGCCTGCGCGACGTCGACGCCATGGGCCAGCACTTCCTGGTGCGGCGCGACACGATGACGACCGCCGGCGCCCTGCTGGCCGGCGAGGACGTCGACGTGATGGTCTTCTGACCGCGGCGGGGGCGGCCGCCGGCCGTCGCCGCGGGCCCGCTCGGGGTCCATCGGCGCGGTGTGGGAGGATCGCGCGGTGAGCCTCTACGAGCTCCTCGTGATCGTGCACGTCCTCGCCGCGGCGCTCTGGATCGGCGGCGGCGTGATGATGACGCTGCTCGCCGGCCGGGCCTGGGCCTCGCGCGACGACGAGCGGGTGGTCGAGCTCAGCCGGATGGGCGACTTCGTCGGCACGCGGATGTTCGCGCCCGCGACGCTGCTGCTGCTCGGCGCCGGCGTCTGGGCGGTCGCCGAGGGTTCCTGGGACTGGGGCGACGCCTGGGTGTCGATCGGCTTCGCGGGCTGGCTCGCGGGCGTCCTGATCGCGATGGCCTGGCACAACACCGAGGGGCGGCGCATCCGCGACGCCGTGGGCGACGGCGGCGCCGCCGGCCCCCGCGCCCGCCGGGTCGCGACGATCGGCATGGCCGTCGGGCTGTTCGAGATCGCCGTGCTGGTGGTGGTCGTGTGGGCGATGGTGGCCAAGCCGGGCATCTGACCGGCGACCCGGGGCCGGACCGCGGCGGCGGGCACCGGCTCTTCGCCGCGCTCTACGACCGCCTCGGGGCGCGCGCCGAGCGCGCGTGGCTCGGCGACCGGCGCCGCGAGCTGCTGGCGGCCGCGGAGGGCGTCGTCGTGGAGGTCGGCGCCGGGACGGGCGCCAACCTGCCGCACTACCGCGGCGTCGCGCGCGTGCTGGCCCTCGAGCCCGACCCGGCGATGCGCCGCCGCCTGCGCCGGAGGGCCCTGGCGGCGCCGGTGCCGGTCGAGGTCGGCGACGCCCCCGCCGAGCGGCTGCCGCTGGGCGACGCCACGGCCGACACCGTCGTCTGCACGCTCGTGCTCTGCTCGGTCGCCGACCCCGACCGGGCGCTCGCCGAGGCGCGCCGGGTGCTCCGCCCCGGCGGCCGCCTGCTGTTCATCGAGCACGTGCGCGGCGAGGGGCGGCGCGCCCGCCGTCAGGACCGCCTCACGCCGGTCTGGCGGAGGCTCGGCGCCGGGTGCCACCTCAACCGCGACACCGTCG harbors:
- a CDS encoding acyl-CoA dehydrogenase family protein, coding for MTTVDRKTRTQADVLAEVRRLAPAIGRRAGEVEAGRRVPRDLLDGLAAAGVFRLLRPAGHGGLAADLPGALRVYEELARADASVGWIAALGSASWRDLAGLPRTGFDELFAGAPDAITAGVFSPTGAIGPADGGYRVSGRWSFASGCEHADWVYGNCVEGVRDGVPRLRIAVFDPRDVVVEDTWRASGLCGTASHHFHVDDVFVPSERTLDPMGDAPSVDAPVVRVPPPALFALAIASVAIGCAQGALDDILALAAHKVPLLRHRPLAADPTFQHDLAAADTELAAARALVGGSAAVAQAAADARREPTPRERARVRAAAAWAAARAADVTRCAYRAGGGGAVLAASPLQRRLRDVDAMGQHFLVRRDTMTTAGALLAGEDVDVMVF
- a CDS encoding DUF2269 family protein codes for the protein MSLYELLVIVHVLAAALWIGGGVMMTLLAGRAWASRDDERVVELSRMGDFVGTRMFAPATLLLLGAGVWAVAEGSWDWGDAWVSIGFAGWLAGVLIAMAWHNTEGRRIRDAVGDGGAAGPRARRVATIGMAVGLFEIAVLVVVVWAMVAKPGI
- a CDS encoding class I SAM-dependent methyltransferase; amino-acid sequence: MTGDPGPDRGGGHRLFAALYDRLGARAERAWLGDRRRELLAAAEGVVVEVGAGTGANLPHYRGVARVLALEPDPAMRRRLRRRALAAPVPVEVGDAPAERLPLGDATADTVVCTLVLCSVADPDRALAEARRVLRPGGRLLFIEHVRGEGRRARRQDRLTPVWRRLGAGCHLNRDTVAAIGRAGFRIEALAVHDDDVPGPAISRPMVIGRAV